Proteins found in one Spirochaetota bacterium genomic segment:
- a CDS encoding aldehyde dehydrogenase gives MVKPKQIQQVIREHNNFFASGATREYAFRIRQLKILKKALRDHEEEIMDALFKDFRKSKFESYASEIGIIYPDIDFAIKHLRSWMKPRRVSTSIVHFLSKSVVYSQPYGTVLIIGPWNYPFQLVITPLVGAIAAGNTAIVKPSELSPNTSSLIARIIKKIFPENYVTAVEGGVDVSKALLAEHFDYIFFTGGTSIGRTVMEAAAKHLTPVTLELGGKSPTIVDKDADLSLAAKRIAWGKFFNAGQTCLAPDYLLVHKEVKEKFLAALAKTIDDFYAKNPKASPDYARIINARHFSRLDALMKDGAIVYGGQRDPKDLFIAPTIIDNVKPGNSIMTEEIFGPVLPVMTFEKIDEVISFVNARPRPLALYYFSGDRKSQKRVLAETSSGGGCINDTVSQFGSETLPFGGIGESGMGSYHGKASFDTFTHRRSILVRSNKIDMPLRYPPYRNKVALLKRLFRIIG, from the coding sequence ATGGTGAAACCCAAACAGATACAGCAGGTTATCAGGGAGCACAATAATTTTTTCGCGAGCGGGGCCACCCGGGAGTACGCATTCAGGATTCGCCAGCTCAAAATCCTCAAAAAGGCCCTGCGCGACCATGAGGAAGAGATTATGGACGCGCTCTTCAAGGATTTCCGCAAATCGAAGTTCGAATCGTATGCGAGCGAGATCGGGATCATTTACCCGGACATCGATTTCGCGATAAAGCACCTTCGCTCGTGGATGAAGCCACGCAGGGTATCCACCTCCATCGTGCATTTTCTCTCGAAAAGCGTCGTGTATTCCCAGCCATACGGCACGGTGCTTATTATCGGCCCGTGGAATTATCCCTTTCAGCTCGTCATTACGCCCCTTGTGGGAGCGATCGCCGCAGGCAACACGGCCATAGTCAAGCCGTCGGAGCTTTCCCCGAACACGTCCTCGCTTATCGCGCGCATCATTAAAAAGATCTTCCCCGAAAACTACGTCACGGCCGTAGAGGGCGGGGTGGATGTTTCCAAGGCGCTGCTTGCGGAGCATTTTGACTACATCTTTTTCACCGGGGGGACTTCTATCGGCCGTACCGTCATGGAGGCCGCGGCAAAGCACCTCACGCCGGTGACGCTTGAGCTGGGGGGTAAAAGCCCCACGATCGTCGATAAGGATGCCGACCTTTCTCTGGCCGCAAAGCGAATTGCATGGGGAAAATTTTTCAACGCCGGCCAGACCTGCCTTGCACCCGACTACCTGCTGGTTCACAAGGAAGTCAAAGAAAAATTCCTGGCAGCTCTGGCAAAGACTATCGACGATTTTTACGCCAAAAACCCGAAGGCAAGTCCCGACTATGCCCGCATTATCAACGCCCGCCACTTCTCCCGTCTCGATGCGCTCATGAAGGATGGGGCGATCGTATACGGCGGGCAGCGCGATCCCAAGGACCTCTTCATCGCGCCCACTATCATCGATAACGTCAAGCCCGGCAACTCGATCATGACCGAGGAGATTTTCGGCCCGGTGCTGCCGGTCATGACGTTCGAAAAGATCGACGAGGTTATCTCGTTCGTGAATGCGCGCCCAAGGCCACTGGCGCTTTACTATTTCTCCGGGGACAGAAAATCCCAGAAACGCGTGCTCGCGGAAACCTCCTCGGGCGGGGGATGCATCAACGATACGGTATCGCAGTTCGGCAGTGAAACCCTTCCCTTCGGGGGAATCGGCGAAAGCGGGATGGGAAGCTATCACGGAAAAGCGAGCTTCGATACCTTTACGCACCGGCGAAGCATACTGGTCCGATCCAATAAGATAGACATGCCCCTGCGGTATCCTCCGTATCGCAACAAAGTAGCGCTGCTCAAGCGGCTCTTCCGGATAATCGGTTAA
- a CDS encoding HAD family hydrolase, translating to MSTLCGIIFDLDGTLLDTLRDIADSMNTALRALGYPSHPVDDYRLMIGTGVDDLARRSLPEGVSDPAIIQKTISVMREEYGKRWADTTRPYEGAQPLLRALREAGVPMAVLSNKPQEFTEMCVRRFLDESSFSIVMGSSPDFPRKPDPAAALHIAKVMGIDAAALAFAGDSGTDMDTAAYAGMYAVGVLWGFRKRQELVDHGARYLAAHPGDILKLFSGDAR from the coding sequence ATGAGCACTCTCTGCGGAATCATCTTCGATCTCGACGGAACGCTTCTCGACACCCTGCGCGATATCGCCGATTCCATGAATACGGCCCTGCGCGCCCTGGGATACCCTTCCCATCCCGTCGACGATTACCGGCTCATGATCGGTACCGGCGTGGACGACCTTGCGCGCCGATCGCTCCCGGAGGGCGTATCGGACCCGGCGATTATTCAGAAAACTATTTCCGTAATGCGCGAGGAATACGGAAAGAGGTGGGCCGATACTACCCGTCCGTACGAGGGCGCTCAGCCCCTGCTTCGTGCGCTCAGGGAGGCAGGCGTCCCCATGGCGGTGCTCTCCAACAAGCCCCAAGAATTCACAGAAATGTGCGTCCGCAGGTTCCTGGATGAATCGAGCTTTTCCATTGTCATGGGCTCGTCGCCCGATTTCCCCAGGAAACCGGACCCCGCCGCCGCGCTCCATATCGCGAAGGTGATGGGAATCGATGCCGCGGCGCTCGCCTTCGCGGGAGACTCCGGCACGGATATGGACACCGCGGCATACGCGGGCATGTACGCGGTGGGCGTGCTGTGGGGTTTCCGGAAACGGCAGGAACTTGTAGATCACGGAGCCCGGTACCTTGCGGCGCACCCGGGGGACATCCTGAAGCTCTTCTCCGGGGATGCGCGCTGA
- a CDS encoding cupin domain-containing protein: MITVEQIISLLKLKPHPEGGFFSETYRSGESIPGASLPSRYSGERAHSTAIYYLLAGENRSAMHRVRSDEIFHHYLGDPVEMLHLFPDGSGRIVILGPDLPGGMAPQVLIPHDSWQGARLVPGGAFALMGATVSPGFDFSDFELGERGALTARYPEFRDLITALT, translated from the coding sequence ATGATAACTGTCGAGCAGATAATCTCGCTACTCAAGCTCAAACCTCATCCCGAGGGCGGTTTTTTTTCCGAGACCTATCGGTCCGGGGAGTCCATTCCCGGGGCCTCCCTCCCCTCAAGGTATTCCGGTGAGCGGGCGCATTCAACCGCGATCTACTACCTGCTCGCCGGGGAAAACCGCTCGGCGATGCACCGGGTGCGCAGCGATGAAATCTTCCATCACTACCTGGGCGACCCTGTGGAAATGCTGCATCTTTTCCCGGACGGCAGCGGGAGGATCGTGATCCTGGGCCCGGACCTCCCGGGAGGAATGGCGCCGCAGGTCCTGATACCGCACGACTCGTGGCAGGGCGCGCGCCTTGTGCCCGGGGGCGCATTCGCCCTCATGGGGGCCACGGTCTCCCCCGGATTCGATTTCTCCGATTTCGAGCTGGGCGAGAGGGGCGCACTCACCGCGCGCTATCCCGAATTCCGCGACCTCATAACCGCGCTCACATGA
- a CDS encoding citramalate synthase gives MEDKKIIIYDTTLRDGAQTFGISFSTQDKIRIARELDKLHVDYIEGGWPGSNPKDDVFFSEMRTAEPGFARIAAFGSTKRPNVAIKDDELLQSLVTCGAKTLTIVAKTWDFHVEKALGIGLDENLALIYDTIAFLKDKGFEVFLDAEHFYDGYLNNRDYSLRVLEKAAAGGADMLVLCDTNGGTLPHVAADITRAVVGTTGLPVGVHFHNDAGVAVANSLASVMAGARSVQGTINGYGERCGNCDLTALIPNLVLKTGHECSARERLSLLTEVSRYISEIANLAHNERAPYVGDKAFGHKGGIHVSALKRDTRTYEHVDPELLGNRRIVLISELAGKSTIEVKAKEMGITLDRAVKLPARIIQQIKDLEEQGFQFEAAEGSFELLIRRATGEYTPFFSLKGFRVITEKDENSTITCEATIKVEVDGREEHTAANGNGPVAALDNALRKALDKFYPEIQELQLTDYKVRVLNEKEGTGSSVRVLVEQKTRGNHWGTVGVSANIIEASWQALVDGIEYMLFKRSTRKDGTHSNG, from the coding sequence ATGGAAGATAAAAAAATAATAATCTACGATACGACCCTGCGGGACGGCGCCCAGACGTTCGGGATATCGTTTTCCACGCAGGATAAGATCCGTATCGCCCGGGAGCTCGACAAGCTGCACGTCGATTATATCGAGGGCGGATGGCCGGGATCCAACCCCAAGGACGACGTCTTTTTCTCCGAGATGCGCACGGCGGAACCGGGCTTTGCGAGAATCGCCGCCTTCGGCTCCACGAAACGGCCGAATGTCGCCATTAAAGACGACGAGCTTCTTCAAAGTCTCGTCACCTGCGGGGCGAAGACCCTCACGATCGTCGCGAAGACGTGGGATTTCCACGTGGAAAAGGCGCTGGGGATCGGCCTGGACGAGAACCTCGCACTCATCTACGATACGATCGCGTTCCTCAAGGACAAGGGCTTCGAGGTTTTCCTCGACGCCGAGCATTTTTACGACGGCTACCTGAACAACAGGGACTACTCCCTGCGCGTGCTCGAGAAGGCCGCGGCGGGGGGGGCCGATATGCTGGTCCTGTGCGACACGAACGGCGGCACCCTCCCGCATGTCGCCGCCGATATCACCAGGGCCGTGGTCGGGACCACCGGCCTTCCCGTGGGCGTGCATTTTCACAACGATGCGGGCGTCGCGGTCGCGAATTCCCTGGCCTCGGTCATGGCCGGCGCGCGCTCGGTACAGGGAACGATAAACGGGTACGGGGAGCGGTGCGGGAACTGCGATCTCACCGCGCTCATCCCCAACCTCGTCCTTAAAACCGGCCACGAGTGCAGCGCGCGGGAGCGGCTCTCTCTCCTCACCGAGGTGAGCCGGTATATCAGCGAAATCGCGAATCTCGCCCATAACGAGCGCGCGCCCTACGTGGGGGACAAGGCGTTCGGTCATAAGGGCGGTATCCACGTCTCCGCGCTGAAGCGCGATACGCGCACCTACGAGCATGTCGATCCGGAGCTCCTGGGCAACCGGAGGATCGTGCTAATATCCGAGCTTGCGGGCAAAAGCACCATCGAGGTGAAAGCGAAGGAGATGGGCATTACGCTCGATCGCGCGGTGAAGCTTCCCGCCCGGATCATCCAGCAGATCAAGGACCTGGAGGAACAGGGTTTCCAGTTCGAGGCGGCCGAGGGCTCCTTCGAGCTCCTCATCCGGAGGGCGACGGGAGAATATACGCCGTTTTTCAGCCTCAAGGGCTTTCGCGTCATCACGGAAAAGGATGAAAACAGCACCATCACCTGCGAGGCGACCATCAAGGTGGAGGTGGACGGGCGGGAGGAGCATACCGCGGCGAACGGTAACGGCCCGGTAGCGGCCCTGGATAACGCGCTACGCAAAGCGCTTGACAAATTTTATCCGGAAATACAGGAACTTCAACTCACCGACTACAAGGTGCGGGTACTCAACGAGAAAGAGGGCACCGGCTCATCGGTGCGGGTGCTGGTGGAACAGAAAACCAGGGGAAACCACTGGGGTACGGTAGGCGTATCGGCGAATATCATAGAGGCGTCATGGCAGGCGCTCGTGGACGGTATCGAATACATGCTTTTTAAAAGATCGACGCGCAAGGACGGAACGCACTCCAATGGATGA
- a CDS encoding glutamate racemase, with protein sequence MDDRPIGIFDSGVGGLTVCKAISDLLPSENIIYFGDTARFPYGTRSIDTVVRYSREITEYLLSRDVKMLVIACNTSSAVALDVLRKEYALPIIGVIDAGARASCARLKGDKIGVIATRATVNSGSYVKAINLLRSGIQVMQRHATLFVSLTEEGWLDDEITRLTAKRYMQGLYDEGVRTVILGCTHFPLLKTAINGVYPEIDLVDTGIEIAREVRAILKEKNLENGGGAGHIELYASDITDTIQRLKEMFFGNNGSEIKKLEING encoded by the coding sequence ATGGATGACAGGCCCATAGGAATTTTCGATTCGGGGGTGGGGGGGCTCACCGTGTGCAAGGCTATCAGTGACCTCCTGCCGTCGGAAAACATCATTTATTTCGGCGATACCGCACGGTTCCCCTACGGGACGCGCTCAATCGATACGGTGGTGCGGTATTCCCGGGAGATCACGGAATACCTGCTTTCGCGGGATGTGAAAATGCTCGTGATCGCGTGCAACACCTCATCGGCTGTGGCGCTGGACGTATTGAGAAAGGAATATGCCCTTCCCATCATAGGCGTGATCGACGCGGGCGCACGCGCCTCCTGCGCGCGCCTGAAGGGGGACAAGATCGGGGTGATCGCGACCCGGGCGACCGTAAACAGCGGCTCGTATGTGAAGGCGATCAACCTGCTCAGAAGCGGCATCCAGGTCATGCAGCGCCATGCGACCCTGTTCGTATCCCTTACCGAGGAGGGGTGGCTTGACGACGAGATAACCAGGCTGACCGCGAAGCGGTACATGCAGGGGCTTTACGACGAAGGCGTAAGGACAGTCATTCTCGGGTGCACGCATTTCCCCCTGCTGAAAACGGCTATAAACGGCGTGTACCCGGAAATAGACCTCGTCGACACGGGGATCGAGATCGCGCGCGAGGTGCGCGCCATATTAAAAGAAAAAAACCTTGAAAATGGGGGCGGCGCCGGCCATATTGAGCTGTACGCCTCGGACATAACCGATACCATTCAACGCCTGAAGGAAATGTTCTTCGGAAACAATGGATCGGAGATAAAAAAGCTCGAGATAAACGGGTAA
- a CDS encoding spiro-SPASM protein — MKIAVVLYVDEGMTDSQLAFKGDYLPEVLKHRLSAVPDSSVYYSVPAAYKGTLSGAPGACVRDDRDDISFWKRFFTEADCEHALKVYADSPFLDAGIVIEMLDLHRRYLAEFTYSENLPAGYACEIMSRELVQSVPDSKEALMPLGDAVRKNINQFDVELFYKDPDIRDKRLNFRSGDPREHKILENLAEVGGGVPPYVSVRDLIHAHPETLYAGPSYLEVELTGRCDLECIFCYRSAVTRARPDIDPGVYRKILSDMRGFGLPYSISLGGSGEPLMHGSFYELCDAALREEVVQNLVIETNAIYADDNFRSFIAEKRDPRIKVIANMNGYNGETYRTIHGKDYFSPASNHLIALREFLPGKESLYVQIMKINETEAFLDDFYDFWEKAGVTVLLQKQNTYMGRLKDRRYSDLSPLDRTPCWHLQRDLFILSDGRVAFCKQDIEGVCAKGDVSGESLGDIWQRALPFFLSDYRGEFPGAPDCASCDEWYTFNL, encoded by the coding sequence TTGAAAATCGCCGTCGTCCTCTACGTCGATGAAGGCATGACCGATTCTCAGTTGGCTTTCAAGGGCGATTATCTTCCCGAGGTGCTGAAGCACAGGTTGTCCGCGGTCCCGGATTCATCCGTGTATTACTCCGTTCCGGCAGCCTACAAGGGAACGCTTTCGGGCGCGCCGGGGGCATGCGTGCGCGACGACCGGGACGATATTTCCTTCTGGAAAAGATTTTTCACCGAGGCGGATTGCGAACACGCACTCAAGGTATATGCCGATTCGCCCTTCCTCGACGCAGGTATCGTGATTGAAATGCTCGACCTGCACCGCCGGTACCTTGCCGAATTCACCTACTCCGAAAACCTGCCCGCGGGATACGCGTGTGAGATCATGTCGAGGGAGCTCGTTCAGTCGGTTCCGGATTCGAAGGAAGCGCTCATGCCGCTCGGGGACGCGGTGCGCAAAAATATCAACCAGTTCGACGTGGAGCTTTTCTACAAGGATCCGGATATCAGGGACAAGCGCCTGAATTTCCGTTCGGGCGACCCCAGGGAACACAAGATTCTCGAGAATCTGGCCGAAGTCGGCGGAGGCGTCCCCCCCTATGTATCCGTTCGCGACCTTATACACGCCCATCCGGAAACCCTCTACGCGGGGCCTTCATACCTGGAGGTGGAGCTTACCGGACGGTGCGATCTCGAATGCATTTTCTGCTACCGCTCCGCGGTTACGAGGGCGCGCCCGGACATTGATCCCGGCGTGTACCGGAAAATTCTTTCCGACATGCGCGGATTCGGCCTGCCGTACTCGATCAGCCTGGGCGGGTCGGGGGAACCGCTCATGCACGGCAGCTTCTATGAGTTATGCGATGCCGCACTTCGCGAAGAGGTCGTGCAAAACCTGGTCATTGAAACGAACGCCATTTATGCGGATGATAATTTCAGGAGTTTCATCGCGGAGAAGCGCGATCCCCGGATCAAGGTCATCGCGAACATGAACGGGTATAACGGGGAAACGTACAGGACCATCCACGGGAAGGATTACTTTTCCCCGGCGAGCAACCACCTGATAGCGTTAAGGGAATTTCTTCCCGGTAAGGAATCTCTTTACGTGCAGATAATGAAGATCAACGAGACAGAGGCATTCCTGGACGATTTTTACGATTTCTGGGAGAAAGCAGGGGTAACGGTACTCCTCCAGAAACAGAATACGTATATGGGAAGGCTGAAGGATCGCCGTTATTCGGACCTCTCGCCCCTCGACCGGACCCCGTGCTGGCACCTGCAGCGGGACTTGTTTATCCTGTCGGACGGGCGTGTGGCGTTCTGCAAGCAGGACATAGAGGGCGTGTGCGCAAAGGGCGATGTAAGCGGTGAAAGCCTTGGGGATATCTGGCAGCGTGCGCTTCCGTTTTTTTTGAGTGATTACCGCGGGGAATTCCCCGGCGCCCCTGACTGCGCCTCCTGCGACGAGTGGTACACCTTCAATCTCTAG
- a CDS encoding acylneuraminate cytidylyltransferase — protein MVVNGVFNGNKIKPRVIAIIQARMQSTRLPGKAMEDLAGRPLLAHVIERAQRIEHVDEVVVATCIGEENRAIIDLAASMGAKIFVGSMENVLERYWLALCEFGGEFIVRVTGDNPFTDPEYASMAVDISLESKPDLCSVTNLPLGTGVEIIKAGALEEAYRNGDKTYHREHVTPYIKEHPELFNIERIPANFKNPFPGMRLTVDTPEDMVFARAVYERVYAGQVFPLSEVISVIETDPDLLKINSGVEQRPMVHSERKDA, from the coding sequence ATGGTCGTGAACGGAGTTTTTAACGGAAACAAGATAAAACCGCGCGTAATCGCGATTATCCAGGCGAGGATGCAATCCACGCGTCTCCCCGGAAAAGCGATGGAAGACCTGGCCGGCAGACCGCTTCTGGCGCACGTCATAGAAAGGGCGCAGCGTATCGAACACGTGGACGAGGTCGTGGTCGCCACGTGTATCGGGGAGGAAAACCGCGCTATTATAGATCTCGCCGCCTCGATGGGCGCGAAGATTTTTGTGGGCTCCATGGAAAACGTGCTGGAACGATACTGGCTCGCATTGTGCGAGTTCGGCGGGGAGTTCATCGTAAGGGTGACGGGAGACAACCCGTTCACCGATCCGGAGTACGCGTCCATGGCCGTCGATATCTCGCTTGAATCGAAGCCGGACCTGTGTTCCGTGACAAATCTTCCCCTGGGAACGGGTGTGGAAATCATCAAGGCCGGCGCCCTCGAGGAAGCCTATAGAAACGGGGACAAGACCTACCACCGGGAACATGTGACCCCTTATATCAAGGAACACCCCGAATTGTTCAACATCGAGCGCATTCCCGCGAATTTCAAGAATCCCTTTCCCGGGATGCGACTCACGGTGGATACCCCTGAGGACATGGTCTTCGCGCGCGCGGTGTACGAACGCGTGTATGCGGGGCAGGTTTTCCCGCTGTCGGAGGTCATCTCGGTAATCGAAACGGATCCGGACCTCCTCAAGATCAACTCCGGGGTCGAGCAGAGGCCCATGGTCCACTCCGAGCGGAAGGATGCATGA
- a CDS encoding aconitate hydratase: protein MGESVTHKILREHLADGEMKPGTEIGITIDQTLTQDATGTMAYLQFEAMGIPLVQTELSISYVDHNTLQTGFENADDHRYLQTMNGNFGIYFSRAGNGICHQVHLERFGRPGATLLGSDSHTPTGGGLGMVAIGAGGLDVAVAMGGGPFYLTCPAVVNVRLSGALRPWVSAKDVILRVLQILTTKGNVGTVVEYTGPGVETLSVPERATITNMGAELGVTTSIFPSDAVTRAFLKAQQRESVWREVLPDEDVRYDRVIELDLSEIVPMVACPHSPDNVKKISDIKGLKVDQVAVGSCTNSSFKDLKTVAQILKGKKVHPDVSLVVSPGSRQVFEMIARDGAAAELVASGARIMESTCGFCIGAGQAPSTNGISLRTNNRNFEGRSGTKSGQVYLVSPEAAALSALQGTLADPMDMPPGSFPGVAMPSSFIVDDSMVIAPSKENREIFRGPNIGEPPFTEALRDALRGVIGLKVGDKITTDHIMPAGARLIYRSNIPKYSEYVFEGVDPAFAKRSLDAKKNGLFTAIVGGASYGQGSSREHAAICPMYLGVRIVIAKSFERIHSANLINFGILPLVFANEADFDAIAQGDEFSISGLAVSVMEKERLAVTAGSRDIELVLMATRRQREILREGGLLNYTRKRL, encoded by the coding sequence ATGGGTGAGAGCGTAACGCATAAAATTTTAAGGGAGCATCTTGCCGACGGGGAGATGAAACCGGGTACCGAGATCGGGATCACAATCGACCAGACCCTCACCCAGGATGCGACCGGGACCATGGCCTACCTCCAGTTCGAGGCGATGGGGATCCCCCTGGTGCAGACCGAGCTCTCAATATCGTACGTGGACCATAACACGCTGCAAACCGGCTTCGAAAACGCCGACGATCACCGCTACCTGCAGACCATGAACGGAAATTTCGGGATATACTTTTCCAGGGCCGGGAACGGGATCTGCCACCAGGTGCACCTGGAGCGTTTCGGTCGTCCGGGCGCGACGCTCCTGGGTTCCGATTCGCATACCCCCACGGGGGGCGGGCTCGGCATGGTCGCAATCGGGGCGGGCGGGCTGGACGTGGCGGTAGCGATGGGCGGCGGCCCGTTTTATCTGACCTGCCCGGCTGTGGTCAATGTGCGCCTTTCCGGCGCATTGCGCCCCTGGGTTTCGGCGAAGGACGTCATCCTCCGGGTACTCCAGATACTCACGACGAAGGGAAACGTGGGCACGGTGGTGGAATACACGGGGCCGGGGGTCGAAACGCTTTCGGTGCCGGAGCGGGCGACGATCACCAACATGGGGGCGGAGCTCGGGGTCACCACCTCGATCTTCCCGAGCGACGCGGTGACGAGGGCCTTCCTCAAGGCGCAGCAGCGGGAGTCCGTCTGGAGGGAGGTCCTCCCGGACGAGGATGTGCGGTATGACCGCGTGATCGAGCTCGACCTGTCCGAAATCGTGCCCATGGTCGCCTGCCCGCATTCCCCCGACAATGTGAAAAAGATCTCCGACATTAAGGGCCTCAAGGTCGACCAGGTCGCGGTGGGAAGCTGCACGAACTCATCGTTCAAGGATCTCAAGACGGTGGCGCAGATACTCAAGGGGAAGAAGGTGCACCCGGACGTGAGTCTCGTCGTTTCGCCCGGTTCCCGCCAGGTGTTTGAGATGATCGCCCGCGACGGTGCGGCCGCGGAGCTCGTCGCCAGCGGCGCGCGCATCATGGAATCGACCTGCGGTTTCTGCATCGGCGCCGGGCAGGCGCCTTCCACGAACGGGATATCGCTGCGCACCAATAATCGCAATTTCGAGGGCCGATCCGGAACGAAGTCCGGTCAGGTCTACCTGGTAAGCCCCGAGGCGGCGGCGCTGTCCGCCCTTCAAGGCACGCTGGCCGACCCGATGGATATGCCTCCCGGTTCGTTCCCCGGGGTGGCCATGCCCTCCTCGTTCATCGTCGATGATTCGATGGTGATCGCGCCTTCGAAGGAAAACCGGGAAATATTCCGCGGACCGAATATCGGCGAACCGCCCTTTACCGAGGCACTCAGGGACGCATTACGCGGGGTTATCGGATTAAAGGTCGGGGATAAAATCACGACAGATCATATCATGCCGGCCGGCGCAAGGCTCATCTACCGGTCGAATATCCCCAAATACAGCGAGTATGTATTCGAAGGGGTGGACCCGGCGTTCGCAAAGCGTTCGCTGGACGCGAAGAAGAACGGTCTCTTCACCGCGATCGTCGGGGGGGCGAGTTACGGGCAGGGCTCCAGCCGTGAGCATGCCGCGATCTGCCCGATGTACCTTGGGGTTCGCATCGTGATCGCGAAATCGTTCGAGCGTATACACTCGGCGAATCTTATCAATTTCGGCATTCTTCCGCTCGTGTTCGCGAACGAGGCCGATTTTGACGCGATCGCGCAGGGGGATGAGTTTTCGATAAGCGGCCTTGCCGTATCGGTCATGGAAAAAGAGCGTCTCGCGGTGACGGCGGGATCGCGGGATATAGAGCTTGTGCTCATGGCGACGCGGCGCCAGCGGGAAATTCTGCGTGAGGGCGGTCTTCTGAATTATACCCGGAAGAGGCTTTAG
- a CDS encoding HNH endonuclease, producing MLNSEVLVLNSGFVPIRITSLKEAICLLTSEKAVPVIEEDRYARSPSISIRIPSVISLVGYSSFPRKRVAFSKLNVIYRDDMRCQFCGHRFTMRDLTVDHVVPRSRWEQVTGRSLRDGFSTWKNLVCACRWCNGRKGNRLMHEIGWQLLREPFEPEYMPHLVISVDKAQKKGWIPFCGFNVKLIEMVRTELT from the coding sequence ATGCTCAATTCCGAAGTACTTGTTCTCAACTCGGGATTCGTTCCCATCCGGATTACCTCGCTCAAGGAGGCAATTTGCCTGCTCACGTCCGAGAAAGCGGTTCCCGTGATCGAGGAGGACCGGTATGCGCGCTCGCCTTCCATCAGCATACGCATACCTTCTGTAATCTCGCTGGTCGGCTATTCCAGCTTCCCGAGGAAACGCGTCGCGTTTTCGAAGCTCAATGTCATTTATCGCGACGATATGAGGTGTCAATTCTGCGGGCATCGGTTCACCATGAGGGATCTTACCGTTGACCATGTGGTTCCGCGCAGCCGCTGGGAACAGGTGACGGGAAGGTCGCTCAGGGACGGATTTTCAACATGGAAAAACCTTGTGTGCGCATGCCGCTGGTGCAACGGCCGGAAGGGCAACAGGCTCATGCATGAAATCGGCTGGCAGCTTTTAAGGGAGCCATTCGAGCCCGAATATATGCCGCACCTGGTCATATCCGTCGACAAGGCCCAGAAAAAGGGATGGATTCCCTTCTGCGGCTTCAATGTAAAGCTTATCGAAATGGTGCGTACAGAACTGACCTAA